The window AAAAATTTGTAGATGTAGAATATAGGCAAGGAAATACAATTAAAAAGCAAACTATTTCTTTGGTAGATGAACAGGACAAGGCAAGGCTGAATGATATTATAAACAACTATGAGATAGAGCTTATGCATACAAAAGAGGCGACTTTAGAAGAGATATTTATAAAGGTTACAGGCAGGGGGTTAGTATGATGAAGGTACTGTACACCTTTCTAAAAGACTTAAAGGTGTCTTTTAAGACATTTTATATTTATATAGAGATTATAATGGCTCTGATTTTTGTGGTTATATTGCTGTTTGTAGTGCCGGAGGATTTTACATCTAAGGAAGTATTGTATGTTCATGTGGATAGTTCAATAGAATCAAACTTTATAACTCGAGAACTGGAAAAACATGATGACCAAGGTGTTGTATTTTTAGAGTCAAGAGATGAGATAGAGAAGGTTTTAGAACAGGATAGAAACAGTGTCGGAGTTAGCATCTCTAAAGATGATGATAAAGTGGTATATGATATTGTGCTACAAGGTTATGAAAATCCAAAACACAGGAATATGATAGAAAAATCCCTTGTAGGATATCTGGCTAGGGAATTGCCTGAATATAAGAGTGTAACCGAGATTACTACTTTAAATAATTATAGTGAGAGATTGACTGATAGGATAAATTTGCTGCCCATGTTTTTACTTTTGAATTCATCGTTTACCGGCTTGTTCATCGTTGCAGCCTATATATTTATGGATAAAGAAGAAGGGACTATCAAGGCATTTGCAGTGACACCTGCTAAAGTATGGCAATATTTGTTATCCAAGATGGGCATGATGTTATTTACCGGCTTTTTAACTGGTATAGGAACTACATTGTTAGTTGCGAGACTTGATGTAAATTATTTTTATTTAGCACTGCTGCTTATTGTAACCAACGCATTTGGTACTGCTGTGGGATTATTTATTGCGAGTTTTTATGATTCGATTATTAAGGCAATGGGGGCTATTTATGTGGTAATTATAACGTTTGCATTTGCAACTATATCCTATTTTGTACCCAGCTTTTCACCTTTTATAATAAAGATATTGCCCTCCTACCCTATTATATTTGCTTTTAGAGAGGTATTTTTAGAAAATCCCAATATCAGCTTTATCTATTATAATATAGCCGGATTTGGTATATTAGCAGTGATATTTTTTATATGGGCCAACAATAGATTTAAAAAAACATTAACGGTATAGGGGGGGCGAAAATCAATGGTTAGGAAAATATTCACAATAACTAAAAGAGATATTAAGTCAGGTTTACGGGATTACATGATTTTATATATTATCATTGCTCCTTTCATATTAGCCGTTGTATTGAGGATGATGACTGCATCGGTAGGCTTGACTACTATAAATGTTGCTGTAGATAAGTCTATAGATGAAGCCTTTATTGAATATCTGGGGCAGCATGTAGACATTGAAATATTTGAAAATCAAGACGATGTGAAAAACCGTGTAAATGATACAGATGATATTTTCGGATTAGTTAAGCAAAGTGATAGCTATAATATAATCCAGCAAGGCAATGAAACCGGAGGAGGCATTGATGTATTGGACTTTATCGTGAATTCATATGAGAATCAGGATTTAGAGCTGCCTGTTGAGGTGAACATCTCTGATGTGGGATGGCGATTGTCTCCATTTAAACAATTCGGTGGCAACCTGTTGACTATATTTGTATCAGTATTCGGCGGTATGATTATACTGATGAATATCGTAGAAGAAAAACAGGAAAATACACTTGCAGCAGTAAGTGTGTCTGCAATAAAGAGGATCGAGTATGTAATAGGAAAAGCGCTGTTAGGATTTATACTACCTATAGTCCATGCTTTTGGAATTTTAGCTATTTTAGATTATGGAGATATAAATTATATTATGGTTAGTGTGGTGATACTCAGCATAGCCGTAATAAGTGTCATCATCGGATTTGTTATAGGGGTTACCAATGATAACATCTTGGGGGCTATATCCAGCATGAAAATGCTATTCGTACCAATATTGGGTTCAATTTTTGGGGCTATATTTTTAAACAGCAAATGGCATTTTCTATTGTACTGGTCGCCGTTTTATTGGGCTTTTGATGCATTGAACAGCATAATTTTGCAAACTGCAACATGGAGTCAGATTCTTATCAATAGCGGCATTATAATTTTAATTACAGCGATAGTATTTATGATGCTCAGCAAAAGAATTAAAAGGGGGTTGAGTTAAATATACTTTGTTTTAAAGCTTTATCCATACAATAAAAGACTGTCTATAATTGGGTTCCATTGTTGATTAGGCACCTTTGCGCGAAGACAAAAGGATTGATTTACAAGATGAAGTATAGTTATGTTAAAATTTTGAATCTTAAGCAAATGGTTTGTCACAAAAATTTCCATATGTTATAATTATGTCACACCAAACAAAGTTCGGTTAGAAAATAATGAGGGGGGAAGATCATGAAAACGGATAAGATTATCAATGAACTGATTGATAATTATGGAAAATGGTTTTATGATGATGAGGTACTTGAATTGGGCAAAATGACTAAAAATCTATATCCTTATACGTCTATGTTTACACCGATTGAAGTCAATCATACCATTATTAAAAATCGTTTAGTTATGGCGCCTATGGGCAATATTTCTATGTGTGACGAAACAGGACGGCCTAATGATCAGATGCTGCAATATTTTTTTGAGAGAGCCAAAGGAGGAGTAGGTCTTATCACTACCGGATTGGTCCCTGTCAGCCATGGCATAGATCCTACCGTTACCGAGCCGGGGGATCTCAGCTATTTTCCTAGAATTGATCGTTCCAGATCGGTCTTCGCCGGCTGGAGAGATCTAGCTGCAGGGGTACATAATTATGGATCCAAGATATTCATCCAATTAACCCCCGGGTTAGGTCGTGTTGGCAATCCCCAATGTCTATTGACTTTGAAAAAGTTTCCCAAATCCGCTTCTTTAAATCCTAACTTCTACATTCCTCAAATACCCAGCACCCCAATGAGTGACAGAAAACTTAAAAAGATAGTTAAAAATGCCGGTCAAGCATCAGCAGATGCTAAAGCTGCCGGTATTGATGGGGTATATCTGCATGGACATGAGGGTTATTTGCTGGAACAGATGACAAATCCAGCTTTTAACAGGAGAAAGATAGGGGCTTATTCCGATTGGCAAGCCTTTGGCTTGGACTTGGTAAGAGAGATAAGAAAACGTGTAGGTCCAAAGTATCCTATCATGTACAGGATTGATTTATCATTGGCACTCAACGAGACCTATGGGGAAAAGATGAACAATAAATCTTTGCGAAAGTTTAAAAACGGCAGAACTATTGCAATGACTCTGGAATATATGTCCAACCTTGTTAAAGAAGGGGTAGATATCTTTGATGTGGATTTAGGCTGTTATGACAATTGGTGGCTGCCTCATCCACCGGCGAGTATGCCACCAGGGTGTTTTTTAGATGTCTCTAAAATTGTAAAGGATTATTTTGCAGACAATAATATTTTATCCAATGCAGGAAAACAGGTTCCTGTGGTAGCTGTTGGTAAGTTGGGATATCCTGATTTAGCGGAACAAGCTCTGCGGGAACAAAAATGCGATATGATCATGTTGGGCAGACCTTTGTTGGCTGATCCGGAATGGTGTAACAAAGCTTATGCAGGAAAGGTGGAA is drawn from Clostridia bacterium and contains these coding sequences:
- a CDS encoding ABC transporter permease — its product is MVRKIFTITKRDIKSGLRDYMILYIIIAPFILAVVLRMMTASVGLTTINVAVDKSIDEAFIEYLGQHVDIEIFENQDDVKNRVNDTDDIFGLVKQSDSYNIIQQGNETGGGIDVLDFIVNSYENQDLELPVEVNISDVGWRLSPFKQFGGNLLTIFVSVFGGMIILMNIVEEKQENTLAAVSVSAIKRIEYVIGKALLGFILPIVHAFGILAILDYGDINYIMVSVVILSIAVISVIIGFVIGVTNDNILGAISSMKMLFVPILGSIFGAIFLNSKWHFLLYWSPFYWAFDALNSIILQTATWSQILINSGIIILITAIVFMMLSKRIKRGLS
- a CDS encoding ABC transporter ATP-binding protein, with product KFVDVEYRQGNTIKKQTISLVDEQDKARLNDIINNYEIELMHTKEATLEEIFIKVTGRGLV
- a CDS encoding FAD-dependent oxidoreductase; this encodes MKTDKIINELIDNYGKWFYDDEVLELGKMTKNLYPYTSMFTPIEVNHTIIKNRLVMAPMGNISMCDETGRPNDQMLQYFFERAKGGVGLITTGLVPVSHGIDPTVTEPGDLSYFPRIDRSRSVFAGWRDLAAGVHNYGSKIFIQLTPGLGRVGNPQCLLTLKKFPKSASLNPNFYIPQIPSTPMSDRKLKKIVKNAGQASADAKAAGIDGVYLHGHEGYLLEQMTNPAFNRRKIGAYSDWQAFGLDLVREIRKRVGPKYPIMYRIDLSLALNETYGEKMNNKSLRKFKNGRTIAMTLEYMSNLVKEGVDIFDVDLGCYDNWWLPHPPASMPPGCFLDVSKIVKDYFADNNILSNAGKQVPVVAVGKLGYPDLAEQALREQKCDMIMLGRPLLADPEWCNKAYAGKVEDIIPCIGCQEGCINEFVEGGHPQCAVNPRTSFEYRMSYQLTLAKPKKKIGVIGAGPAGVMAAVIAAKRGHDVTLVEKIDKIGGKVLPAGVPKIKYEIENYRLYLERQVEQAKELYGLSFLPNIDATLNWLKEQRFDSIIFATGSKELKLPFKNIDKVNWVQGTDLLLYPEKLGDAEKVVVIGGGVVGCEIAYWLKYQHDRDVKVIEMEKYFMNHTCTANRGFLIHYMEKAGVELMNCTRVVDFEEKKVKVIQNVSETVPDPYITWHPILPENIENPLAPKLKMEEQEKLIETDLVVIAVGNKPDDRLFFEAQKEKVASEIYNIGDSFQAGKVLEATRAANALARRI
- a CDS encoding ABC transporter permease, whose product is MMKVLYTFLKDLKVSFKTFYIYIEIIMALIFVVILLFVVPEDFTSKEVLYVHVDSSIESNFITRELEKHDDQGVVFLESRDEIEKVLEQDRNSVGVSISKDDDKVVYDIVLQGYENPKHRNMIEKSLVGYLARELPEYKSVTEITTLNNYSERLTDRINLLPMFLLLNSSFTGLFIVAAYIFMDKEEGTIKAFAVTPAKVWQYLLSKMGMMLFTGFLTGIGTTLLVARLDVNYFYLALLLIVTNAFGTAVGLFIASFYDSIIKAMGAIYVVIITFAFATISYFVPSFSPFIIKILPSYPIIFAFREVFLENPNISFIYYNIAGFGILAVIFFIWANNRFKKTLTV